From the Thermococcus guaymasensis DSM 11113 genome, one window contains:
- a CDS encoding DUF6884 domain-containing protein has protein sequence MAMKKIAIATACGAKKEKFPQPAWRLYKSSRIRHLYKKSRELGYPFYILSARYGLVPAERVLEPYDEILTPSKIQELIPIVSKTLKKFDVVVYYKGGARREYLELMSIASRIANTRLVTFGYANMGDIGKLESIIELVKKNYL, from the coding sequence ATGGCTATGAAAAAGATAGCGATTGCAACTGCATGTGGTGCGAAAAAAGAAAAGTTTCCTCAACCTGCATGGAGATTATACAAATCCTCTCGGATTAGGCACCTGTATAAAAAATCTCGAGAATTAGGGTATCCATTCTACATTTTAAGTGCTAGATATGGATTAGTGCCTGCTGAGAGGGTACTAGAGCCGTATGATGAAATTCTAACTCCTAGCAAGATCCAGGAATTAATACCTATTGTCTCAAAGACATTGAAAAAATTCGATGTTGTTGTGTACTACAAAGGAGGAGCTAGAAGGGAATATCTAGAGCTCATGTCTATAGCTAGCAGAATTGCCAACACCAGATTAGTAACCTTTGGCTATGCTAATATGGGAGACATTGGAAAATTAGAAAGTATCATTGAGCTAGTAAAAAAGAATTATTTATGA
- a CDS encoding tRNA-guanine transglycosylase, with product MSKKISLKFPFMWLTQLSKLNPKPWDYFRVEGVMLNAYDILTKPYIDKKIREKKVHNYLGFDGYVTIDSGGFLFMKHNKVPVSPEQLVELYEKWKPNFAVSLDHPIFPSLPENIIKKRQIWSLNNIKTMVELKKSDNPVFIPVIHGYSRKSLEWYIKELERIGEFDIYGLGSLVPLVKGIKGVNGRFYKAIDLIKLVKELVPDRKIHVFGIGGSLTMHLMFLLGVNSIDSSSWRFKAAYGAIQLPGKGDRYITGKAQPKYRDLSEEDLAELRKCECPACTSHGVEGLRSSFKLRAIHNAWVYQKEVEIARQKIEEGTYQEYVWNLVKDNPVYRKLFKYITDKTSTLERWL from the coding sequence ATGAGTAAAAAAATTTCATTAAAATTTCCATTTATGTGGTTGACTCAACTATCAAAACTCAATCCTAAACCGTGGGATTACTTTAGAGTAGAAGGAGTCATGCTAAATGCCTACGATATATTAACCAAACCATATATAGACAAAAAGATCAGAGAGAAAAAAGTTCATAATTATCTTGGCTTTGATGGGTATGTTACAATAGATTCTGGTGGATTTCTGTTCATGAAACATAATAAGGTACCCGTATCCCCAGAACAATTAGTCGAACTATATGAAAAATGGAAACCTAACTTTGCCGTTTCCCTTGATCACCCCATTTTCCCGTCCCTGCCTGAGAACATCATCAAGAAACGACAAATTTGGAGTTTAAACAATATAAAAACTATGGTAGAGCTCAAAAAATCTGATAATCCTGTTTTTATTCCTGTAATACACGGGTACTCTCGAAAGTCTCTAGAGTGGTATATAAAAGAATTGGAAAGAATTGGCGAATTTGATATTTACGGATTAGGGAGTTTGGTACCTTTAGTGAAAGGGATAAAAGGTGTTAACGGAAGATTTTACAAGGCTATTGATCTTATTAAACTAGTTAAGGAGCTAGTGCCTGATCGAAAAATTCATGTGTTTGGAATAGGGGGTTCCCTCACAATGCATTTAATGTTTCTTCTGGGGGTTAATTCAATAGATAGTTCCTCATGGAGATTTAAAGCTGCATATGGTGCTATTCAGCTTCCAGGCAAGGGAGACAGGTATATTACCGGCAAAGCTCAGCCAAAGTATCGTGACCTTTCTGAAGAAGACTTGGCCGAATTAAGGAAATGTGAGTGTCCAGCGTGTACTTCCCACGGTGTGGAAGGTTTGAGATCAAGTTTTAAACTACGTGCAATACACAATGCCTGGGTATACCAAAAAGAAGTTGAAATTGCTCGGCAAAAAATCGAAGAAGGAACTTATCAGGAATATGTGTGGAATTTAGTTAAAGACAATCCAGTGTATAGAAAACTTTTCAAATATATAACTGACAAAACTTCCACCTTGGAGAGATGGCTATGA
- a CDS encoding DUF5591 domain-containing protein yields MNRNELYVESSKHGKGVKILPELCAYTPREVYELLERNERIHSWFSIIENQYIPPNSKKILLLYPCSTVKPFWESRAYKALFNTLSKLSHRDLIHLVTVSEPFGVIPEEFYGMKGDGYNWKDEWYDVPGLFEWWVRKHKLPYEEEFLEQSINILAKNVAKYLEKTKSHYKAKIAFVRTYSSSLKLKKDHTHRRIIEKASALSGVKVKLLPPKRLIARIVKKHGRFAWDMYGIAHPEAQEYLRYYLKKTIEQVINHE; encoded by the coding sequence ATGAATCGAAACGAACTATACGTAGAATCAAGTAAGCATGGAAAAGGTGTAAAAATACTGCCAGAATTATGCGCTTATACCCCACGTGAGGTATATGAACTTTTGGAGCGTAATGAGAGAATACATTCGTGGTTTTCGATAATTGAAAATCAATACATTCCTCCAAATTCCAAAAAAATCCTGCTATTGTATCCTTGCTCTACGGTAAAGCCATTTTGGGAGTCTAGAGCATATAAAGCTTTGTTTAATACTTTGAGTAAACTTTCTCATAGAGATCTTATTCACCTCGTGACAGTTTCAGAACCGTTTGGGGTTATTCCTGAAGAATTTTATGGGATGAAAGGAGACGGATATAATTGGAAAGATGAATGGTACGACGTCCCGGGATTATTTGAGTGGTGGGTTAGAAAACACAAGCTACCTTACGAGGAAGAATTTCTAGAACAGAGCATTAATATCCTTGCAAAAAATGTTGCAAAATACTTGGAGAAAACAAAATCACATTATAAGGCTAAGATTGCTTTTGTACGAACGTATTCATCGAGCTTAAAACTCAAGAAAGATCATACCCACAGGCGGATCATCGAGAAGGCATCGGCTCTTTCGGGAGTTAAAGTAAAGTTACTTCCTCCCAAACGCCTTATAGCTAGGATAGTGAAAAAACATGGAAGATTCGCTTGGGATATGTATGGCATTGCTCATCCGGAGGCTCAAGAGTATCTTAGATATTATCTCAAAAAAACAATAGAACAGGTGATAAACCATGAGTAA
- a CDS encoding coiled-coil domain-containing protein, with protein sequence MKMHERHNIVKLSKDFQFVDVAFENLPREIYEKVQRAISTLVLESRTNIEEQFELFLELCMSTKTPQILIVKGEWGEGKTTLISVYSEKLNKDDKYSQNIISYTVRMDDVLPIFERKLNEHGPWYPAKKFLAAILEAVREKIKIKGQLSMFPKLSDIREVSTNLEDVLRILSKNRTHVIFFIDEFEAIFQWKGKKVHNREIVDLVVEAIRGARGGGFNELIEKGGVIPHFVLSMTPYAYSEYVSKLGMEFKGWEQRRRYIIELRPLTRRDVETIISTLIKKVYFSEDTNIEDVFEDERYIDILFTVSQGNIGALVDSFNKLIAMARQKYRQKYGNSDGIIKISADLIIETLTQNKIYTYVGESEGIDRILYMETIGYINQELGSERYVTLWKKFVASSSIFFDYELNEQDIVLLNKVLLNKFGKEPIIKVELYPYPTGSKIEDEIVDILSLMNPGLDKEEIMLAIRRVLVNIGGMRYLPLPPYDYTNRRWISEIISKILSFSNIVIISPDKVKAIYDILERETQNDKQPLIGYWLSPEVQERIYPAPPIFVLDFVDPSRALQLWKSAYDEVVHNPETIERNVMLLLINNIPSLKIENARLVYQYDYGGKKIPLKVDLFVFMYNPENRMEIIRQTIREEGRIPVIIAKDSIYDLLKKKIEDLNLSSKTVIIPLPEVTLVQLAIIEKLIQKQKRNEIELKVDIERLKRKLNEIIGSLNIDEKIQNLISNLRADGYVLEDFKRVTEKGISELLDIYFMLLLGGSEFTLEELWENNLTKISTTLLYGRGVKKPVVLKYDVETFEQFKKLVRRVLVSFKENGLISETADGKIIIQMTPVEKKILEILKEYKDNGHDSVSIQELRKHFIDMSRSAYDILEKFLMILKWRGEIDIKNKTISLLSEVDINKRLNMIYEEFEKKKNEILSKYIVQENPALAHIAMFKKHKELFIDIDNIDSIVQSYVNKRYSLSKAQKMLISDYIEYVIEVLFGKMTFELNEIERTKQQVEESLADMKIQLKQKIEPITEIYPDLEIQMLSEYRTLSAFEEKISELMSKSKEVLKKELKHEHKTNKGSIDKHPMFFSRDVHNYVRYLLKKIEEEVSKYKENYLRREFSRIDEAIQDLNEYRYQINRLQDKIQEMIRKYNITNVKIPELKEKQYPVTSGYLTLADLTRMVEGYIENQLKRHYEGLKKLYNSLDNLIRTYNEDNTKLMNFSNEQKKLIRDLQLLKGLCSKTFSDGGYLINCEKVTELEETLKKLDSNLEQARDVLSKIFLSEAYILKLENLLSQIEKIVIDVQSSIKTEIERISDHIRVTTSQADSVVSFLKELHANSIIELPDDIVLEYKDVASLSKKIAESITANNSYRDVLLHLERSINDLDTLKHKLQKLYQFMAGVDNNVQVSVFRILANNPHISLKDLLDALQGKFSEIEIIRALVTLERKGLLKSTISLVK encoded by the coding sequence ATGAAAATGCATGAGAGACATAATATTGTCAAATTATCTAAGGATTTTCAATTTGTTGATGTAGCTTTTGAGAACCTTCCAAGAGAGATTTATGAAAAAGTCCAGCGAGCAATATCAACTCTTGTATTGGAAAGTAGAACAAACATAGAAGAACAATTTGAGCTATTTTTAGAGCTCTGCATGAGCACTAAGACTCCTCAAATACTTATTGTCAAGGGGGAATGGGGAGAGGGAAAAACAACTTTAATAAGTGTCTATTCAGAGAAACTGAACAAAGATGATAAATATTCTCAAAATATCATTTCTTATACAGTTAGAATGGACGATGTATTGCCAATTTTTGAAAGAAAATTAAATGAGCATGGACCTTGGTATCCAGCTAAAAAATTCTTAGCAGCAATTTTAGAAGCCGTGAGAGAGAAAATAAAAATAAAAGGACAATTATCCATGTTTCCCAAGCTAAGTGACATTAGGGAGGTCTCTACTAATCTAGAGGATGTATTGAGAATATTATCTAAGAACCGTACTCACGTGATATTTTTCATAGATGAGTTCGAGGCAATCTTCCAATGGAAAGGCAAAAAAGTTCACAATAGGGAAATAGTTGATCTGGTCGTTGAAGCAATACGTGGTGCTCGTGGTGGTGGATTTAACGAACTCATAGAGAAGGGGGGAGTAATTCCTCATTTCGTACTCTCTATGACTCCCTATGCGTATTCTGAATATGTTAGTAAACTTGGAATGGAGTTTAAAGGATGGGAACAGCGGCGTAGATATATTATTGAACTTAGACCTTTGACACGAAGAGATGTTGAGACAATAATTTCGACATTAATCAAGAAAGTATACTTTTCCGAGGACACAAACATTGAAGATGTCTTCGAAGACGAGAGATATATTGACATCCTATTTACTGTATCTCAAGGAAATATTGGTGCTTTAGTTGATTCCTTTAACAAGCTTATTGCAATGGCTAGACAAAAATATAGACAAAAATACGGGAACTCGGATGGGATAATAAAAATTAGTGCAGATTTGATTATCGAAACCCTAACTCAAAACAAGATATACACCTATGTTGGAGAAAGTGAAGGAATTGATAGAATCTTATACATGGAAACAATAGGTTATATCAACCAAGAACTAGGGTCAGAGAGATATGTAACTCTTTGGAAAAAATTCGTTGCAAGTTCTAGCATATTTTTTGATTATGAACTTAATGAGCAAGATATAGTGCTTTTAAATAAGGTATTATTAAACAAATTTGGCAAAGAGCCTATTATTAAAGTGGAACTGTATCCCTATCCCACTGGATCCAAAATAGAAGATGAGATAGTGGATATATTGAGTTTGATGAACCCTGGCCTAGATAAAGAAGAAATAATGCTAGCTATTCGGAGAGTTCTAGTTAACATAGGGGGAATGAGATATTTACCTTTACCCCCATACGACTACACAAACAGACGCTGGATCAGCGAAATAATATCGAAGATTCTATCATTTTCCAATATTGTTATTATATCTCCTGATAAAGTTAAGGCAATATATGACATATTAGAGCGTGAAACCCAGAATGATAAGCAACCATTAATTGGTTACTGGCTATCCCCAGAGGTACAAGAGAGGATATATCCAGCACCTCCGATTTTTGTCCTTGATTTCGTGGATCCAAGTAGAGCGCTCCAACTGTGGAAATCTGCATATGATGAAGTCGTGCATAACCCTGAGACTATCGAAAGAAACGTTATGCTTCTTTTAATCAACAACATTCCAAGCCTCAAAATTGAAAATGCGAGGCTGGTATATCAGTATGATTATGGGGGTAAAAAGATACCGTTGAAAGTTGACTTATTTGTTTTCATGTACAATCCAGAAAATAGAATGGAGATCATAAGACAAACAATAAGAGAAGAAGGCAGAATCCCTGTAATAATAGCGAAAGACTCGATATATGACCTTTTAAAAAAGAAAATAGAAGACTTGAACTTGAGCAGTAAAACAGTTATTATACCCTTACCAGAAGTCACATTGGTGCAGTTGGCTATAATTGAAAAGCTCATTCAAAAACAAAAACGCAATGAAATAGAGCTAAAGGTGGACATTGAAAGATTAAAACGCAAGCTTAATGAGATTATTGGATCACTGAACATTGACGAAAAAATCCAAAACTTGATATCTAACCTAAGGGCGGATGGCTATGTGCTAGAAGATTTCAAAAGAGTGACTGAAAAAGGGATATCTGAACTGCTGGATATTTATTTCATGCTTCTTCTTGGAGGCTCTGAGTTTACTTTGGAGGAGCTATGGGAAAACAATCTAACGAAAATATCCACTACCCTCTTGTATGGGAGAGGTGTTAAAAAACCCGTTGTCTTGAAATATGATGTAGAAACTTTTGAACAGTTCAAAAAGCTAGTTAGGAGAGTTCTTGTATCCTTTAAGGAAAATGGCCTTATCTCTGAGACCGCCGACGGAAAAATAATAATCCAAATGACTCCTGTTGAAAAGAAAATTCTAGAAATACTGAAAGAATACAAAGATAATGGACACGACAGTGTGTCCATACAAGAACTAAGAAAGCATTTTATTGATATGAGTAGGTCTGCATACGATATTTTAGAAAAATTCTTAATGATTTTAAAATGGAGAGGAGAGATAGATATTAAGAACAAGACTATTAGTTTGCTCAGTGAAGTAGATATTAACAAAAGATTAAACATGATTTATGAAGAATTTGAAAAGAAGAAAAATGAGATTTTATCAAAATACATTGTCCAAGAAAATCCTGCATTGGCGCATATAGCTATGTTCAAAAAACACAAAGAGTTATTCATTGATATTGACAACATTGACTCTATAGTTCAAAGCTATGTCAACAAAAGATATTCTTTGTCGAAGGCTCAGAAGATGTTAATATCCGATTATATAGAGTACGTTATAGAAGTGCTTTTCGGTAAAATGACATTTGAGTTAAATGAAATAGAACGTACAAAGCAGCAAGTTGAAGAGTCTTTGGCGGATATGAAAATCCAGCTAAAGCAAAAAATAGAACCAATTACAGAAATTTATCCAGACTTGGAAATCCAGATGTTGAGTGAATACAGAACTCTCAGTGCATTCGAGGAAAAGATCTCAGAATTGATGTCAAAGTCTAAAGAAGTTCTCAAAAAGGAATTAAAACACGAGCATAAAACCAATAAAGGCTCCATAGATAAGCATCCAATGTTCTTTTCACGCGATGTTCATAATTATGTCCGATATCTCCTCAAAAAGATCGAAGAAGAAGTTTCTAAGTACAAAGAGAATTACCTTAGGCGAGAATTCTCAAGAATTGACGAGGCGATACAAGATTTGAACGAATATAGATACCAAATCAATAGACTTCAAGATAAGATACAGGAAATGATTAGGAAGTATAACATAACAAATGTCAAGATACCAGAGCTCAAAGAAAAACAATATCCTGTAACTAGTGGATATCTAACACTAGCGGATCTAACAAGAATGGTGGAAGGATATATCGAAAACCAACTAAAGAGACATTATGAGGGTCTTAAGAAACTTTATAATTCGCTAGATAACCTTATTCGAACATATAACGAAGACAATACTAAACTAATGAACTTCAGTAATGAGCAGAAAAAACTCATAAGGGATCTACAACTATTGAAAGGTTTATGCTCAAAAACTTTCTCTGACGGGGGATATCTTATCAATTGTGAGAAGGTCACAGAGCTTGAAGAAACTCTGAAAAAACTTGATTCTAACCTGGAACAGGCTAGAGACGTTCTTAGCAAGATCTTTCTTTCAGAGGCATATATTTTGAAATTAGAAAATCTGTTGTCGCAAATCGAAAAAATAGTAATTGATGTCCAAAGCAGTATTAAAACGGAAATTGAACGTATTTCTGATCATATTAGAGTAACAACGAGTCAAGCAGACTCTGTTGTCTCATTCCTGAAAGAATTGCATGCGAACTCAATAATAGAACTTCCAGATGATATCGTGTTAGAATACAAGGATGTTGCTAGCTTATCAAAGAAAATTGCTGAAAGTATAACTGCTAATAACTCGTACCGAGATGTCCTCCTGCACCTTGAAAGATCAATAAATGATTTGGATACTCTAAAACATAAACTACAAAAATTATATCAGTTCATGGCTGGGGTTGATAACAATGTGCAAGTATCCGTATTCAGGATTTTGGCGAATAACCCGCATATTAGTCTCAAGGATCTCTTGGATGCGTTGCAGGGGAAGTTCTCAGAAATAGAAATCATACGTGCATTAGTTACCTTAGAGCGGAAGGGTCTGCTGAAAAGTACAATATCACTTGTAAAATGA
- a CDS encoding ATP-binding protein, producing MSERIGIVLSGSTTTLVKAQPLEDSGSRVREGMFVIIKTKDRRELLGRVVSIVHYHEFFEEGDIWSEARQKGEDIPLNVARRYTTVHIELLGELKGGSIFSISQPPFPGDPIYPLSQQDIEKIYGQGSEELLREFNFKPTATPFGTIYGYEDLPAVLNINNITMHMAILGITGSGKSNTTGYLLEQLSRLNSSVYPAVPVIIIDANGDYIDYTLPENRKEVKSYSMIKRFVFPKSSAVIRHEENIDILTIDLNVFNERELSELVIAYYKRGNLEGAEQQVSLLHNVLASREFHEYAKEKGAEYAGSQAGIDFNSVFSDNLVSKYLDEDSELKKVYHSATIGAVKRALSVFHEDIVKSSCIIPYDYSGATLNVDLIDEMTKPRSPGMVIIDFSSDGATGIYPEVKQFVVYYILKLLYNKFVEYKTRIDQKERLLLFVIEEAQNYAPNKSKYPVGFSVAKDILATIATQGRKFGLSLCLVTQRPSFVDPIVMSMVNTFIIHRVSPEDVKFVETVTGGLPPFISKKLTLLERGLAVLAGQMNRFGFPLLVKIPARRVEHSIGRVRIFEEGDENA from the coding sequence ATGTCTGAAAGAATTGGAATTGTATTATCGGGAAGTACAACTACCCTTGTTAAAGCACAGCCACTGGAGGATTCTGGCTCAAGAGTCAGGGAAGGAATGTTTGTGATAATAAAGACTAAGGACAGAAGAGAGTTATTGGGACGTGTCGTTTCTATAGTTCACTATCATGAGTTTTTTGAGGAAGGCGATATCTGGAGCGAAGCCAGACAAAAAGGGGAGGATATACCCTTAAATGTTGCCAGGAGATACACGACAGTCCATATAGAACTTTTGGGTGAACTTAAGGGAGGAAGTATCTTTTCTATTAGCCAACCTCCATTTCCGGGAGATCCTATTTATCCACTTTCGCAACAAGATATTGAAAAAATATATGGACAAGGTTCAGAAGAACTCTTGAGAGAATTTAACTTCAAGCCAACTGCTACTCCCTTTGGAACTATCTATGGATATGAAGACCTTCCTGCTGTTTTAAATATTAACAATATCACAATGCATATGGCTATCTTAGGTATAACTGGAAGTGGAAAATCTAACACTACTGGATACTTGCTGGAACAATTATCTAGACTAAATTCCTCAGTATACCCGGCTGTTCCAGTTATTATTATTGATGCCAATGGAGATTATATCGATTATACTTTGCCCGAGAACAGAAAAGAAGTAAAATCTTACTCCATGATTAAACGATTTGTATTCCCAAAGTCTTCTGCAGTCATAAGACATGAAGAAAATATTGACATATTAACTATTGATTTAAATGTATTCAATGAACGTGAACTTTCTGAACTAGTTATCGCGTATTACAAGAGAGGAAACTTAGAAGGAGCAGAGCAACAAGTTTCGTTGCTTCATAATGTTCTTGCTAGTAGAGAATTCCATGAATATGCAAAAGAAAAAGGTGCCGAGTATGCTGGATCACAGGCAGGTATCGATTTTAATTCTGTATTTTCAGACAATTTAGTTTCAAAATACTTGGATGAAGATAGTGAATTAAAAAAAGTGTATCATAGTGCAACTATTGGTGCAGTTAAACGAGCACTTTCCGTATTCCACGAAGACATAGTGAAGTCTTCTTGCATTATACCTTATGATTACTCTGGAGCAACTCTCAATGTAGACCTAATAGATGAGATGACTAAACCTAGATCTCCTGGAATGGTCATTATAGACTTTTCCTCTGATGGAGCAACAGGTATTTATCCTGAAGTTAAACAATTTGTTGTTTACTACATTCTCAAGCTGTTGTACAACAAATTTGTTGAGTATAAAACGAGAATAGACCAAAAAGAGCGCCTTTTGTTGTTTGTAATAGAGGAAGCTCAAAACTATGCTCCAAATAAATCAAAGTATCCTGTTGGCTTTAGTGTCGCCAAGGATATTCTAGCCACGATTGCGACCCAGGGACGAAAATTCGGTTTATCATTATGCTTGGTGACACAGAGGCCGAGCTTTGTTGATCCGATTGTAATGTCAATGGTCAACACATTTATCATTCATAGAGTCTCTCCGGAAGATGTTAAATTCGTCGAAACTGTAACTGGCGGACTTCCCCCGTTTATCTCGAAAAAGTTGACTCTCCTAGAAAGAGGACTTGCAGTGTTAGCAGGCCAAATGAATAGATTTGGGTTCCCTCTTTTAGTGAAAATACCTGCAAGACGGGTTGAGCACTCAATAGGACGTGTAAGGATATTTGAAGAGGGTGATGAAAATGCATGA
- a CDS encoding DNA double-strand break repair nuclease NurA: MGKSQERYEKIRELLKKTNSQAWKNLIIQANEHGKSEAITLRKIYEATKKYYLESGHENIRYIEFSSENPKQEELREYHQHVVISEDGSMVPGDFISMKYYVVISSALVIFPRYSKYYIENPLVEVKAYLASYPSNQDISLVKREASLDMMKTETAAINNAIRKFKSLKAQERLSQGARGVLITDGPLIDPPLPIRNDKYEHFVNERISAIMNLMDNNILPIGFVKRVIGNVFSYGNQAKLKEYTITTSTSDNEISLADLGDYTLATLLFEFKRVVLNEKNNSDFILYTVPQEVPEEIIKAYKDYKDKGIHVYYSILKLSGKLYPKRPVYRIEIPFLRKPSTREVQRRFEEAIKLLYLWTPSGLKYPLPISLAHQTCTIKKPVAKVLIREILTKFVSNNLRTGSSDSLLKHYLLERGGL; the protein is encoded by the coding sequence ATGGGAAAATCTCAGGAAAGGTACGAGAAGATAAGGGAACTACTGAAAAAAACAAACTCACAAGCTTGGAAGAATCTAATAATACAAGCCAATGAACATGGAAAGTCCGAGGCTATTACCTTAAGGAAAATATATGAAGCAACAAAGAAGTACTACCTTGAAAGTGGTCATGAAAACATTAGATACATAGAATTTAGCTCAGAAAACCCTAAACAAGAAGAACTCAGAGAATACCATCAACATGTTGTAATTTCTGAAGATGGAAGTATGGTTCCAGGTGATTTTATTTCAATGAAATATTATGTTGTGATTTCCTCGGCACTAGTGATCTTTCCAAGGTATTCAAAGTATTATATCGAAAATCCTCTTGTTGAAGTAAAGGCCTATTTGGCAAGTTATCCCTCAAACCAAGACATATCACTTGTCAAACGGGAAGCAAGTTTGGATATGATGAAAACAGAAACAGCAGCAATTAATAACGCAATTAGAAAGTTTAAATCGCTCAAAGCTCAGGAGAGATTATCTCAAGGTGCTCGTGGAGTTTTAATAACAGATGGTCCGTTAATTGATCCGCCTTTGCCAATTAGAAATGACAAATATGAACACTTTGTCAATGAGAGGATATCTGCTATTATGAATCTGATGGATAACAATATTCTGCCTATTGGATTTGTGAAGAGAGTTATTGGAAATGTTTTTTCATATGGAAACCAAGCTAAGCTGAAAGAATATACTATTACAACGTCTACATCCGACAATGAAATTTCCTTGGCAGATCTCGGAGACTACACTCTTGCTACTCTCTTGTTTGAATTCAAGCGCGTGGTTCTTAATGAAAAAAATAATTCTGATTTTATCTTGTACACAGTCCCACAAGAAGTTCCTGAGGAGATAATAAAAGCATACAAAGACTACAAAGATAAAGGTATTCATGTCTATTATTCAATTTTAAAACTGTCTGGAAAATTATATCCCAAACGACCAGTATATAGGATAGAAATCCCGTTCTTGAGGAAACCCTCTACAAGAGAAGTTCAGAGACGATTTGAAGAGGCAATAAAGCTTCTTTACTTGTGGACTCCTTCAGGATTGAAATATCCTCTTCCAATCTCTCTGGCACATCAAACATGCACGATCAAAAAACCAGTTGCTAAAGTTCTCATAAGGGAAATTTTGACTAAGTTTGTGTCTAATAACCTAAGAACTGGTTCCAGTGATAGTTTATTGAAGCACTATTTGCTGGAAAGGGGGGGATTATGA
- a CDS encoding DNA-directed RNA polymerase subunit D — MEPKFEILERREDAIKFILRGVDIPFANALRRTILAEVPTFAVDEVEFFENDSALFDEIIAHRLAMIPLTTPVERFSLDSLELDDYTVTLSLQAEGPGMIYSGDLKSDDEGVKPANPNIPIVKLAEGQKLTLNAYARLGRGKDHAKWQPGFVYYKYLTEIHVSKEVPDWEELKELAERRGLPVEEKKDEIVITTTKAFYLPRKFEAYEGDKIREEIIPGAFVFTVETNGELPVEEIVSIALKILMRKSDRFINELHKLAD, encoded by the coding sequence ATGGAGCCAAAGTTTGAAATTCTTGAAAGGCGTGAGGATGCCATCAAGTTCATCCTAAGGGGAGTTGACATTCCCTTCGCCAACGCCCTGAGGAGAACGATTCTCGCGGAGGTTCCCACCTTCGCCGTCGATGAGGTCGAGTTCTTTGAAAACGACTCGGCGCTCTTCGACGAGATAATCGCCCACAGATTGGCTATGATCCCACTCACAACCCCTGTTGAGAGGTTCTCTCTCGATTCACTCGAGCTGGACGACTATACTGTTACCCTGTCCCTTCAGGCGGAAGGGCCCGGTATGATCTACTCCGGTGATCTTAAAAGCGATGATGAAGGGGTCAAACCTGCCAACCCGAACATTCCAATAGTCAAGCTCGCCGAGGGGCAGAAGCTTACGCTTAACGCCTACGCTAGGCTCGGTCGCGGCAAGGATCACGCCAAGTGGCAGCCGGGTTTCGTGTATTACAAGTACCTCACCGAGATCCACGTCAGCAAAGAAGTCCCGGACTGGGAGGAGCTTAAGGAACTCGCCGAGAGGCGTGGTTTACCCGTTGAGGAGAAGAAGGACGAGATAGTCATAACCACAACCAAGGCCTTCTACCTCCCGAGGAAGTTTGAGGCCTACGAAGGCGACAAGATCCGTGAAGAGATAATACCCGGGGCGTTCGTCTTTACCGTGGAAACGAACGGAGAGCTCCCCGTTGAGGAAATAGTGAGCATAGCGCTCAAGATACTCATGAGGAAGAGCGATAGATTTATAAACGAACTCCATAAATTAGCCGACTGA
- a CDS encoding 30S ribosomal protein S11, with amino-acid sequence MSEEQTQQVSLKKKEKWGVAHIYSSYNNTIIHITDITGAETVSRWSGGMVVKADRDEPSPYAAMIAARRAAEEAMEKGFVGVHIKVRAPGGSKSKSPGPGAQAAIRALARAGLKIGRVEDVTPIPHDGTRPKGGRRGRRV; translated from the coding sequence ATGAGCGAGGAGCAGACCCAGCAGGTTAGCCTTAAGAAGAAGGAGAAGTGGGGAGTTGCCCACATTTACTCCTCTTACAACAACACCATCATCCACATCACCGACATAACCGGCGCGGAAACCGTCTCCCGCTGGAGCGGTGGTATGGTCGTCAAGGCCGACAGGGACGAGCCCTCTCCCTACGCGGCTATGATTGCCGCCAGGAGGGCCGCCGAGGAGGCCATGGAGAAGGGCTTTGTCGGTGTCCACATCAAGGTCCGCGCCCCCGGAGGAAGCAAGAGCAAGAGCCCCGGTCCGGGTGCCCAGGCCGCCATTAGGGCCCTCGCCAGGGCTGGCCTTAAGATCGGGCGCGTCGAGGACGTCACGCCCATACCGCACGACGGAACCAGGCCCAAGGGCGGTAGGCGCGGAAGGCGCGTCTGA